From Nicotiana tabacum cultivar K326 chromosome 20, ASM71507v2, whole genome shotgun sequence, one genomic window encodes:
- the LOC107774010 gene encoding DNA (cytosine-5)-methyltransferase CMT3: MPSKRKATSPASKPESSSASRKSKRLAAKPDPVVAPPADSDFEESEPVLSTKKKSTRRTTEKEAVDSQSKRRAVENSGSFVAEKTEPDPDPDPEVEDCAVESDFIEEVDETEHGTLKKSLAASPSKRKPKRGENVKDEECVLYGEPVPDAEARQRWPHRYNRGKANGTKSLNGQDDSDQQLQAKCHFTQASVDGQIYCLEDDAHVKAADGEEDYICKIVEFFEAVDGMQYFTAQWFYRAKDTVIKSHDQFIDKKRVFLSEIMDDNPIDCLVIKLKIVPVPSNATLQFKENAKSNCDFYYDMMYLLPYSSFLSLPPDSSSPVSSSSTISSDTDAGEVKEHNLEKKLLDLYSGCGAMSTGLCLGANSNGVKLVTKWAVDLNSFACDSLRLNHPETQVRNEYASDFLSLLKEWMQLCSSCSLVKSSVPPHPHLKVIDEVEEDENADESEDSGDDKRGENFEVEELLEVCYGDPNAVKKPGLYFKVHWQGYGPEEDTWEPIDGLSECPKKIKEFVTKGFKANLLPLPGDVDVICGGPPCQGISGFNRFRNKENPLEDPKNQQLDVFMDIVDFLKPRFVLMENVVDLIKFSNGFLGRYALGRLVGMNYQARMGMMAAGAYGLPQFRMRVFMWGALSSEKLPQYPLPTHKVIVRGVIPTEFESNTVAFDEGQELELKKELFLGDALSDLPSVENNEQRDEMIYTNEPKSDFQHFIRLGRDGALGSVLYDHRPLQLNDDDYQRVCQIPKRKGANFRDLPGVRVRSDNKVEWDPDVERVKLPSGKPLVPDYAMSFVGGSSTKPFGRLWWDETVPTVVTRAEPHNQTIIHPHQNRVLTIRENARLQGFPDYYKLTGPIKERYIQVGNAVAVPVARALGYSLAMAMKGSSEGKPLMSLPDNFPSHAEQIEVSQ, from the exons ATGCCGAGCAAACGTAAAGCTACTTCTCCGGCGTCAAAGCCGGAGTCTTCATCGGCTAGCAGGAAATCGAAGAGACTCGCAGCAAAGCCAGATCCAGTAGTAGCTCCACCAGCTGATAGTGATTTTGAAGAGTCGGAACCTGTTTTGTCAACAAAGAAGAAATCTACGAGACGGACAACTGAAAAAGAAGCAGTAGATTCTCAATCGAAGAGACGAGCTGTTGAAAATTCAGGTTCTTTTGTAGCTGAAAAGACAGAGCCAGATCCAGATCCAGATCCAGAGGTGGAGGATTGTGCAGTGGAGAGTGATTTTATAGAAGAGGTAGATGAGACGGAGCACGGGACTTTGAAGAAGAGCTTAGCGGCTTCGCCTTCGAAAAGGAAGCCGAAGAGAGGTGAGAATGTAAAGGATGAAGAGTGTGTACTTTACGGTGAACCTGTTCCAGATGCAGAAGCTCGTCAAAGGTGGCCTCATCGCTAT AATAGGGGGAAAGCAAATGGTACTAAGAGCTTAAATGG TCAAGATGATTCAGACCAGCAACTTCAAGCTAAGTGCCATTTTACTCAAGCATCGGTTGATGGTCAGATTTATTGTCTTGAGGATGATGCACATGTGAAG GCTGCTGATGGTGAGGAGGATTACATTTGTAAGATTGTAGAATTCTTTGAAGCAGTTGATGGCATGCAGTATTTTACTGCTCAATGGTTTTACAGAGCTAAGGATACT GTTATTAAAAGCCATGATCAGTTCATTGACAAGAAGCGTGTGTTCCTTTCTGAAATCATGGACGATAACCCAATCGATTGCCTTGTGATTAAACTCAAGATTGTTCCTGTGCCTTCAAAT GCAACTTTACAGTTCAAGGAAAATGCTAAATCAAATTGTGATTTCTACTATGACATGATGTACCTGCTGCCCTACTCATCTTTCTTGAGCTTGCCACCTG ATTCTTCAAGTCCAGTTAGTTCATCTTCGACTATATCAAGTGACACTGATGCTGGTGAGGTCAAAGAGCACAATCTGGAAAAGAAGCTCTTGGATCTGTATTCAGGATGTGGGGCAATGTCCACTGGACTATGCCTTGGTGCTAATAGCAACGGTGTTAAACTTGTTACT AAATGGGCTGTTGACCTCAACAGCTTTGCTTGTGACAGCTTGAGATTGAACCACCCAGAGACTCAG GTGAGAAATGAGTATGCCAGTGACTTCTTATCACTTCTGAAGGAGTGGATGCAGCTTTGCAGCTCTTGTTCCTTGGTAAAAAGCAGTGTTCCTCCACACCCTCATTTAAAAGTAATTGATGAAgttgaagaagatgaaaatgCTGATGAAAGTGAAGATTCTGGAGATGATAAAAGAGGTGAAAATTTTGAGGTTGAAGAACTTTTAGAAGTTTGTTATGGAGATCCAAATGCAGTTAAGAAACCTGGACTTTACTTCAAG GTTCACTGGCAAGGTTATGGCCCAGAGGAAGACACCTGGGAGCCAATAGATGGCTTAAG TGAATGCCCgaagaaaataaaagagtttGTGACCAAAGGCTTCAAAGCAAATCTTCTGCCTTTGCCT GGGGATGTGGATGTTATATGCGGTGGACCGCCATGCCAAGGCATCAGTGGTTTCAACCGTTTTAGGAATAAAGAAAATCCACTGGAGGATCCAAAAAATCAACAGCTTGATGTCTTCATGGACATAGTGGATTTCTTGAAACCTAGGTTTGTACTAATGGAAAACGTGGTAGACCTTATTAAATTCTCCAACGGTTTCCTAGGGCGATATGCGTTGGGCAGATTGGTAGGGATGAACTACCAAGCCCGCATGGGTATGATGGCAGCTGGTGCTTACGGTCTTCCACAGTTTCGCATGCGTGTCTTTATGTGGGGTGCACTTTCATCAGAG AAGTTGCCACAATATCCTTTGCCCACACATAAAGTTATTGTGAGGGGTGTTATTCCCACGGAGTTTGAG TCAAACACAGTTGCGTTTGATGAAGGCCAGGAATTAGAGTTAAAGAAAGAACTTTTTCTTGGTGATGCACTTTCTGATCTTCCTTCG GTGGAGAATAATGAGCAAAGAGATGAAATGATTTACACTAATGAGCCCAAGTCTGATTTCCAGCATTTTATAAGATTGGGGAGGGATG GGGCGCTGGGAAGTGTTCTATATGATCATCGTCCTCTGCAGTTGAATGATGATGATTATCAGCGTGTTTGTCAAATTCCCAAGCGGAAG GGTGCAAACTTCAGAGATTTGCCTGGAGTTCGTGTTCGTTCTGATAATAAAGTTGAATGGGATCCAGATGTGGAGAGAGTAAAACTTCCTTCAGGGAAGCCTTTG GTCCCTGACTATGCTATGAGCTTTGTTGGTGGTAGTTCCACAAA GCCATTTGGTCGTCTGTGGTGGGATGAAACTGTCCCAACAGTAGTGACGAGAGCTGAACCCCATAATCAG ACCATAATACATCCACATCAGAATAGAGTGCTTACAATTCGTGAAAATGCAAGGCTCCAAGGTTTCCCTGACTACTATAAATTGACAGGGCCAATCAAAGAAAG GTACATCCAAGTAGGTAATGCAGTTGCTGTTCCAGTAGCCCGAGCTCTAGGTTATTCTTTGGCCATGGCGATGAAGGGATCTTCTGAAGGAAAACCATTAATGTCATTGCCAGATAACTTTCCTTCTCACGCGGAACAGATTGAAGTTTCTcaatga
- the LOC107772505 gene encoding receptor-like protein Cf-9: protein MGYIFGHLLLILLCFFPCQLAFSSLAQPQSCSKGQSLALVEFMQTLVVEASSSSYWCGQKSYAKTSTWNMSRDCCLWDGVICDEMTGHVIELDLSCSNLVGKIDSNSSLFNLSHLQKLNLSRNFLPSLISPKFGRFLSLTHLDLSYSSFLGQIPSEISHLSKLQSLHLAQPLRMLSFGPYDFKLLLQNLTLLRELDLTEVDISSAIPQNLSSYITTLRLGSTELNGIIPETIFHLPNLQVLTLSNNNQLGGYFPKTKWNSSASLRELDLSPVKFYGDLPESLGYLTSLQSLELNSCNLSGPIPKSLWNLTRLELLHLSKNHLEGPIPLSLGYLTSLRSLQLNSCNLSGPIPKSLWNLTRIEFMDFRNNHLEGPIPPFTSGLQNLNTLLLTNNSLNGALPSWISSLPSLSELDLSRNHFSGQLEDFKYNTLVRINLGHNQLQGPLPKSLQNLVNLTILYLSFNNFSGNVDVSIFSNLKQLTDLDLSYNSISLTNKNKTKSTLPESLTSLLLSACEVNELDFLRSAKNLEQLDLSHNKIQGTIPDWAWSNWMHSMSVLDLSHNMLTSFDHIHLLPLYAIDLRSNFLQGSLPVPQPSVQFFFMSNNNLTGEIPSSFCNFTSLIILDLSRNKLKGAIPQCLGNMSKLLVVFDMQNNSLSGNLQITCTSGSSLKSFNLHGNKLEGKIPGSLANCKQLEVLDLGNNHLNDTFPMWLGTLPTLQVLSLRSNKLHGHIRTSSIENLFPQLRILDLSGNAFTAELPTSLFQQLKAMRRMDQTIKPPISDEGDLYYTDSVTVVTKGLEREVVRILSLYTTIDLSNNKFEGHIPSVLGDLHSLRVLNLSHNGLQGHIPPSLGNLSLVESLDLSSNQLAGKIPEQLASKLTSLAVLNLSYNHLEGCIPRGPQFATFENNTYKGNDELRGFPLSRGCGSNGMPETNNTTREFDKESNSTFLSEFRKAMLMGYGSGLIIGFFIAYFMLSTRNPNWLSWIVEKLEYIIIARRRKKQQGQRCYGGRNNGV from the coding sequence ATGGGCTATATATTTGGGCACCTACTGCTaattctactatgtttctttccCTGTCAGCTTGCTTTTTCTTCACTGGCACAGCCTCAATCATGCAGCAAAGGTCAAAGCCTTGCCCTTGTAGAATTCATGCAAACACTTGTTGTAgaagcctcttcttcatcttaTTGGTGTGGTCAGAAATCTTATGCAAAAACGAGTACATGGAATATGAGCAGAGATTGCTGCTTATGGGATGGAGTGATATGCGATGAAATGACTGGCCATGTGATTGAGCTTGATCTCAGTTGCAGCAATCTAGTAGGGAAGATTGATTCCAATAGCAGCCTCTTCAATCTCTCTCATCTCCAAAAGCTTAACCTTTCTAGGAATTTCCTTCCTTCGCTTATATCGCCCAAATTTGGCAGGTTTTTGAGTTTGACGCATCTTGATCTTTCCTACTCATCTTTCTTAGGTCAAATTCCTTCTGAAATCTCTCATCTCTCCAAGTTACAGTCCCTTCATCTCGCACAGCCTTTACGTATGCTGAGTTTCGGGCCTTACGATTTTAAATTGCTCCTTCAGAATTTGACCCTCTTAAGAGAGCTTGATCTTACTGAAGTAGACATCTCTTCAGCAATACCTCAAAATTTATCTTCTTATATAACAACTCTGAGGTTGGGATCCACAGAATTGAATGGGATAATTCCTGAGACTATTTTTCACTTGCCAAACTTGCAAGTTCTTACATTGTCAAACAATAATCAGCTTGGTGGTtattttccaaagaccaaatgGAACAGCAGTGCATCTCTCAGGGAGTTAGATCTTTCTCCAGTTAAGTTTTATGGTGATTTGCCTGAATCTCTTGGTTATCTAACATCATTGCAGTCCTTGGAACTTAATTCTTGCAATCTCTCGGGGCCAATTCCAAAATCTCTTTGGAATCTCACTCGTCTAGAGTTGTTGCACCTTTCAAAGAACCATCTTGAAGGACCAATTCCTCTATCTCTTGGCTATCTAACATCTTTGCGCTCCTTGCAACTTAATTCTTGTAATCTCTCGGGACCTATTCCAAAATCTCTTTGGAATCTCACCCGTATAGAGTTTATGGATTTTCGAAATAACCATCTTGAAGGACCAATTCCTCCTTTTACTAGTGGACTGCAGAATCTAAACACACTTCTGCTAACAAATAACTCTTTGAATGGAGCGTTACCATCATGGATATCCTCTCTTCCATCACTAAGTGAACTAGACTTGAGTCGTAACCACTTTTCCGGTCAGCTTGAGGATTTCAAGTACAATACATTAGTCCGGATTAATTTAGGACACAACCAGTTGCAAGGTCCGCTTCCCAAGTCACTTCAGAACCTCGTGAATCTAACAATACTTTATCTTTCATTTAACAATTTTAGTGGCAATGTAGACGTCAGCATCTTTTCAAACCTCAAACAACTTACCGATCTTGATCTTTCATATAATAGTATTTCGCTAACCAATAAGAACAAAACCAAGTCTACCTTGCCTGAATCTTTGACAAGCTTACTGTTGTCTGCTTGTGAAGTAAATGAATTGGATTTTTTGCGATCAGCAAAGAATCTTGAGCAGTTAGATCTTTCTCATAACAAGATTCAAGGAACAATTCCTGATTGGGCATGGTCTAATTGGATGCATTCCATGTCAGTTCTTGATCTATCCCACAACATGTTGACAAGTTTTGACCacattcatcttcttcctctataTGCTATTGATTTACGGTCAAATTTTCTTCAAGGATCACTACCTGTTCCACAACCCTCTGTACAATTTTTCTTCATGTCAAATAATAATCTCACTGGGGAGATCCCTTCCTCTTTTTGCAATTTTACATCATTAATAATTCTAGATTTGTCAAGGAACAAGTTGAAGGGAGCAATCCCACAATGTTTGGGTAACATGAGTAAACTACTCGTGGTTTTCGATATGCAAAACAATAGTCTTTCTGGAAATCTCCAAATAACTTGTACATCTGGGAGTTCACTTAAAAGTTTCAACTTGCATGGCAATAAACTAGAGGGAAAAATCCCAGGATCCTTGGCCAATTGCAAACAGTTGGAAGTTCTTGACTTAGGAAACAATCATCTCAATGACACATTTCCTATGTGGTTGGGGACTCTTCCAACGCTACAAGTTTTAAGCTTGAGATCCAATAAATTGCATGGACACATTAGAACTTCAAgcattgaaaacttatttcctcAGCTTCGGATACTAGATCTCTCCGGCAATGCGTTTACAGCAGAGTTACCAACAAGTCTTTTTCAACAATTGAAAGCCATGCGGAGAATGGATCAAACAATAAAGCCACCAATTAGTGATGAAGGGGATTTATATTACACAGACTCAGTAACGGTTGTAACAAAGGGACTGGAGCGTGAAGTTGTGAGAATCTTGTCATTGTACACCACCATCGATCTttcaaacaacaaatttgaaGGACATATTCCTAGTGTTCTGGGAGATCTCCATTCGCTTCGGGtgttgaatttgtctcataatggATTACAAGGTCATATACCACCATCACTTGGAAATTTATCTCTAGTCGAATCGTTAGACCTTTCATCTAACCAGTTAGCGGGAAAGATACCAGAACAACTTGCTTCTAAGCTTACATCTCTTGCAGTTTTAAATCTCTCCTACAATCATCTTGAAGGATGCATCCCTAGGGGACCTCAATTTGCTACATTTGAGAACAATACATATAAAGGTAATGATGAATTACGCGGATTCCCACTTTCAAGAGGTTGTGGAAGTAACGGGATGCCAGAGACAAACAACACAACACGTGAGTTTGATAAAGAAAGCAATTCTACATTTCTAAGTGAATTTAGGAAGGCGATGCTTATGGGATATGGGAGTGGACTAATTATTGGATTCTTCATAGCATATTTCATGCTTTCTACTCGAAATCCAAATTGGCTTTCTTGGATCGTTGAAAAATTAGAATACATAATCATTGCCAGAAGGCGAAAGAAGCAGCAAGGCCAAAGGTGTTACGGAGGGAGGAATAATGGTGTCTAA